AACTCTAGTTGCTCTGTAACTGTGTCTTACAGGGAGATAACTTCCCCGCCAAAGGAATCATGAGCGTGTTCCACTGCGTTAGCGCAGCTCGTCGTAGACATCGCTCATAATGACAAACTTACCAACATCTGGCATAGACCTAATTAAAGAGTTCGAGGGCTGCAACCTCCACGCTTACCCCGATCCGCGCACCGGAGGCAAACCCATAACTATCGGCTGGGGCGCTACTAAAAAGCTTGATGGCAGTGATTGGCACTTGGGAGAAAGCATTACCCAAGCCCAAGCTGATGAGATGCTAATTACTCAATTAGAGAAAGATTACCTACCTCCCCTACAGAAAATCCCCTCTTGGAATGACCTGACGACAAACCAGAAAGGGGCGATCTTGAGTTTTGGTTACAATTTGGGTGCTAATTTTTACCTTGCATCAGGCTTTAGCAGCATCAGTAGACTGCTGAAAAATTCTGACCAATGGAGCGATGCCAAGGAAGTAACAAGGATTTTCTCTCTGTACTGCAATCCAGGCAGTAACGTGGAAGCGGGTTTACGCCGCAGACGGGTTGCAGAGGCTCATCTTTGGCTCACGCAGTAGCAGTAGCAGGAGTTGAGATTGATTCAAGCTGAGATGCAAGCTGTTCTAAAGAAGCCAGTTTAGTTGCTGTGTTAGCTTTCTCGATTTCGTCTTCGTTTAATGAAGCAGTAGTTGCGTCAAGCCTTGTTTGCAGGTCTGTGCTTGCTGCTGTAGCGGCATCCAGCTTCGCTTGTAGGTCTGTGTTTTCAGTCTTCAACTGCGCGTTTTCAGCCTTTAGCTGTGCGTTCTCTTGGGTGGATGCGATCGCGTTTTGAAAAATACCAACCAATCTATCTAAAAAGTCTGGAGTTGCCATAATGAATGCACCTATATCATTAACCGCTCAAATATAACAACGTAACTATTTGGGCGTCATAGTGGTGACTTAGTAATTTAATATACTGGTGAATCCGTAACTCAAGAATAGGAATCATGGGCTTGAAGATATCGCCTTGCGCCGCCCATGTCCGCCAACCAATCAGCCAGAAATGTCCGTTTACTTATAGGAGGCACGGATTACACTCCCTGCCTTATCTCCTTCCAGGGCAGTGATAGCCACTTGGATCAATCTGGGCTGATTACTTTCACTGGGCAGATTGTGCTGGGGAAGGCTCTAGGATTTACTCAATCCCTAGACGATCGCAAAAGTCCCGGCGCTTTTTGCCGTGGAAAACCTGTAACTCTGGATATTGCTGATACCAATGGAAGTCTGACACGCCACCCACGGGGGACACTGCGGCTACTTACCCCTAAATATGATGTAGAAAAGCAGCAGCTAACCTTAGAAGTTGGTGATTTAATCACACTTCTTAATTTCAAAGAACCCACAGACCCAGACAAGGCAGACAACAAGCCTAGTGGCTCTCAAATTGCAGGAGATGTAATAACCAAGCTATTAAGTGAAGCTGGAATCACTGCATTCACTGGAAATTTACCAAGTACGCTCTACAATTACCCTTTAAATCTTTCAGGTTCCTATTTACAATCTGTTGGGAAATTGCTGTACGCCAGTAATCGAGTTGGGTGGATTGATAATCAAGAGCGCTTCAGAATCTCTGTGGTTAATGTCGAATCAACTCAATCTCTAGTTTCCTTGATAGTTGGCGAGAATGAGCTTTGGTATCGCCGATTGGGTGGGGCGGAATCACCTTGCGAGAAAGTGAAAGCTGTAGGTACGCAGATGGTGACGCGGGAGATTGAGCTTGATAGTGAAACTGTCACCGAGCAATACGGCTCCCCGGCGATTCTTGACCCTACATATACTGGGTTGATAGTGATTAACAGAGTCACGGAAATCCAAAAATGGGAGGAATTTGAGGGCAAATTTACCATCATTTCAAACACCGAGAAACCTTGGGGATTAATCATTCCAAGAGTTTTTTGGGATAAATTTGCGACTCCTCCAAACTTACCCCCAGAATTATTTAGATTATTTTTAGGCGAATCACGAATTGAAGAATCAAGCTTTGAAGAAGTTGAAGCTGGCGGAAAATTAATTCAGAAAATTACTATTTTTAATACAGATAAATCCCAATATTTGGCAGAAATTCAAGAAGCTAGACCCGATTTTATTGTGGGTAATTTCGTAGGGTTGGTAAATACGAAGCAAGTCACCGAAACCTATACCTATAGCTCTAAAGAAGTAGTTTTGAATAAAGTAACTGAGACTAAAGAGCTTGCGGTAATTCTGTTGAATGGGAGTAACGAAAACTGGGATGATTGGCAGACAATTCCAGAGTATTTTGTGACTTCTGAGTATAAGTATGAAGAATGGAAACAAGTTGATAAATACACCTGGGAGTACCAAACTTATCGGCTTTTACCCACGGTGAAGGCTGAGGGCGGCACAGCGATTGAATATCCTGATGATGTGAACCAGAGGGCGAAACAAAAATTAGGTTTAACGTGGGATTCTAGTGAGAAACGCCGCTCTAATTCAGGGCAAGAAACGCCACCCGCGGCCGAGCGCCGCCCAACTACGGGACGCATCGAGGAAAATCCTGTTACCTACACCGCACTATTCCAAGATCCATGTAGCGGCAATTTCAAACAACGCGAGCGCACCTATAATGTGGAATTTTTGGCAGGGATTACAGTACCTCATGAAAAATTTTTCATAAGCAGTGACAGCAGCGCTAATAAACAGCTTGAGGCGATCGCCAAGCGTGAAGGCAAATTACTCAGAGCCAGGTGGCAGGGGCAAGAAATGGCGGGGGCAATCCCCAATAGCTTACTGGGTGCGTATCAGCCGCTATTTGGGGTAAATGTAGTTGAGTTTGACGGCACAGCCCAGAATTATTTAGCTGATGGGGTATCGTGGGTTGTCACGGCACAGAAGGCATTGTGGAGTTGTGATGGCTTATGGGTAGGGCAGTCGGTATCAGCAATTCCAGTTGTTGGGGCGATTGTAATTAGTGAAAGTACGCTGACTATTAATGGTGCGATCGTCCCTGGTGCGGTTATCACGCCGGAAGGTAACGCTGTAGTAGGTGATGTGACGATTACACCAGATGGAAACGTCATAATCAACGGCGTAACCCTGCCGGCTGACGGCAGTGTAGTAATTCCAGGGACTACTACACTCCCCTATACAGAAATTGAAACGATATCTGGAGGACTGGCATTAGGGGGAGAATGCATTTCCTATCCATACCTATTGACCACTACTACAGCAGTGATTCAAGGGGGATTAGGTATAGGGGGAAGCTGTACGGGCGGCTTCTTGCTGCTTGGAGGAATGGGGCTTGGAGGCGATTGCACAGGAGCTTATGCCTCGCTTTATTGGGAAGATTTTAGCTGGGATGGCGTGGATGAAAGCGCTTGGAATGCCTTGCAATCATCTCCCACCTGGGAATCAGGGACTTGGGACGAGGCGGATTGGGACAGGCTTTTGTAGTGCTGAGTGCTGAGTGGGGAGTAGGGAATAATTCTCCCCCAGTCCTCATTACCCTGCTCCCTGCTCCCCACTCCCCCATTCCCCAACCTCTAATCTAAAATCCAAAATCCCCAGTCCCAATACCCAATGACTAATGACTAATGACCAATCCCTAATCCCCAATCCCCATTTATGCCAACGCTAATTTTCACCAATGCCTGGGTAAGCCAAAGCGCCAAAATCCTTTTCCGTGGCTCTACTCCTCCTGATACTGCTAAATTCCGATTGGCGCTAGCGAACACTGCGTCTCTGGGGCGGACAAACTCACTGGCTGATTTCATCTCTAATGAACTGCTACCCACAAACGGCTATGCCAGAGCGATCGCCAATTTTGGCTCGGATGGCAGTTACGACACCACAGATCAACGCCACGAATTACCCACCATTAGCGCCAGTTTTAGCGCTTCAGGCGGTTCTCTTCAGTTCCAAACTGCGTTTCTAATTGCCGATTCATTGGCAGTTTCATCAAAATCTTTCACCAACAGTAATGTCAACGCCACCACCGATCGCATTAGCATCACCGCTCATGGGTTTATCAACGGCGATAAGTTGGTTTTCACAGCTGACGCTCTAGCCACACTTCCCGGCGGGATTACCGCAGGCACTATTTACCAAGTCGCCAGCGCGACTACCGACGACTTTCAATTGCAACCCAATGGCGGCGGCTCAACAGTTAATATCACAGATACCGGATCTGGGACATTCCGCGCTAGGAGCGCCAACGGCATCATCGTTGCTTATGCCGTGGAATCTTCCCCAATCACCGTACCGGATGGACAAGGTTACAGCTATCAAATTCCCCTCGTGGTATTGAATAGCGGCTATGTCACAGGAAGCTAGTGAGATTTTAAAAGGGCGATCGCTTGTCAACCGCCATTTATTTCAGAAGAAAACCACTGATACAGCAGAGGCGATATCAGAGCAATCTTCACCCACTATTTACACCAACTTTGATGCCGAACTGGGCTTGGGGAGACTGCGAGATAGTAATGGAAATATCTCTTATGGCAACGCTCAAACCAATGGGGCGATCGCATTAGGCGAAAATATCAGATTGAGGAGGGGTGGCGTACTCAACAAGTATGATGCGATGCCTTCAAGAAAATTACAGCCAATCACTAACATTACAAGCAACGAAACCTTTTCCTTCGTTGCTTTATTAAGCACGGGATATTTAAATAATAATATTGCGCTAACCGCAACTAAATCGCAAAAAATTAAGGTCGGAATAGAGCCAAGAACTATATATATAGACTATGCAGGAGGTGGCTTAGGCGGCGATACCCTAACCATCAGCTACGATGGAGGATCACTAACTACCGAACCTACAGCAGAAGGGGGCATTGGGTACAGTCTAGAACTTCAATACCAGCCAAGCGAAAATGCAGATGGCTATCTTTATTTAAGGTTGAATCCAGCCTATCCTAATTCTGGAATGGGTGGATCGGTAAGATTTAATCCCATTTTCTATGTTTGTGATGGGAAGAAAATCAAAAAGTTAAATTACGATACTGCTTATGCCGAATATGGAATACCCGCTTTACCCTCTGTCGTAGGCAACAAAATTTATATTAGTTTCAAAGAAAATCTTCCTGTCTCTACTGAGCATTTTAGAAAGATCACAATATTTGAATTCAATAGGCGATCGCTTGAACTTGAAGATGCTCAAGTTTTTGATTATACAGATGAAGATTTTATCTCGCTCCCAGACAACCAAGACTGGCGCAAAAGCTTTACCCATTCTTTTCTTGCACACCCACCACTCGATTCTGTTGGGTGCGTAAACAGCTACAGGGAGTCACCTGTCGTGCATCTTGATAAAGACAAAAAAATTATCAATACTGCTTATTTTTCAGGAAATCTTGTTACCAAAAAAAGAATAACTTTTCAAACTAGCAAGTTCATCCCATCGACCGATCGCTGTACAACAAAATTCAAATCGAAAAATATCA
This Nostoc sp. C052 DNA region includes the following protein-coding sequences:
- a CDS encoding lysozyme, yielding MTNLPTSGIDLIKEFEGCNLHAYPDPRTGGKPITIGWGATKKLDGSDWHLGESITQAQADEMLITQLEKDYLPPLQKIPSWNDLTTNQKGAILSFGYNLGANFYLASGFSSISRLLKNSDQWSDAKEVTRIFSLYCNPGSNVEAGLRRRRVAEAHLWLTQ